Part of the Leptodactylus fuscus isolate aLepFus1 chromosome 6, aLepFus1.hap2, whole genome shotgun sequence genome, GCTGTGTGGCACTGCTGCAAAGTCTGGTACTATATTTTTTACCAAACCTGAAGACGACTATACAATGTCCTAAACATTATATAGTAGCCATGTGACATTACAGCGGCTCTGctcttattgaagtgaatgggatctgagcTGTAATAGTCTGTCTCAGCCACAAttagagttgagccaatcttgaaatttcagaatcgtttttaaaatccgattttcgttcattttccagccgatcccgaaagTTGCTCGATCGTCAATAAGGatgcgatctttcccgatcgctcaaccctattaatgatatatacattattggggttcagccgatcttgggataacctccgacctcaatcccaccggaaaagaACGGTATTGGAattctgattgtgaaatttactcgatcgccaatcagaatccgatctttttcgatcccgatcgctcaagcctACCCACAATACATTGTACGGAGCCATCTGCTTCCGGtttcgtacactgtatagtactggtccAGCAGCTGTCCTGAATAGCGGACTCTGCCACCTGCCCCacctgatggtctatcctaatgaAAAACCCCTTAAATGCCAGTATTTAAAACCTATTTTCGTATAACCTTTTAGCAACTACAACATACTTTATGTAAATAATCTTGCATCAAACATTAATAAGGTTACTAAGATAATTATTGATTTCCCTGGCATTTACACAGCAAGGctcatcacccacagcctgccTGGAAATGACAAGGAGATCTGACATAATGTAAAGTATCAGTCAAAACAAGTGTTATTTTCCTGTTTGTCGCATCCACCTGGAGAGAACAGGCCAGCTGTTACCCATGTGGTTCTTACTAACTGCGCTCAGCATCTACAAACAATACTAGATTCATGAAATGTGCAAAATTCAGCAGAATTGGCCATACCGTATATACCCTCATACCACTCCACTGATATCAAAGAAAAGTTATGAGTGGAACTTGCTTGCTTACTCTGACATTCCACTAACTTCATTATAGTTCATTATGTTGTTACTAAAATTGGAACATTTGCATCTTATTTTTTTATATGAACCAAGTTGTTAAAAAATCTTCAGAACTTGTCCATTTACGGTACATATTATGTGCctagatctaatgtgtatgggagcctTGAGACAGCAGCTtaccctctactacctacagaaAGAAACATGTTTATGGTGTCAGCCAGCATGGCCAAGCTTTAGTCATATCTGTACCTTACAAAGCTGGGTGCATATCCTCTGGGCCACTATTTGAACTACCAAGGGACCTGGACTAGAGAAATGGTTATCTCTCATGACAACCTATATGTACTGGAGGTTTTGTAGGCAAaaatatttaaaggagttgtcaggtTAAGGAATACTAAGCTACTAAAATGCCTGCAGAAAGGTAGGGTTTTTTTAGTTCCCTTATCTACTATCCAGAGCTATGAGTGACTACAAATTGCAGTCCTCTCTGAAGGACGTGGCATATCCatgcatttatatatacactctaTTTATTTCAATGAGAACTATGTAAGGTTTCATTTAACCTGTGGTGGTGCAGCAAGGAAACGGAACACTTGCTGTGTATATTACAGCTGATCCCTGGGAATTTTATAAACGGACACTTTGCAATCAGGTTATTGTTGGAGGCTAAAACACAGACAACCTCTTTTAGTATTAGCagaaaaaaagatataaagtaaAACAGCAAACGCTGGCTCAGCTTCAAAACACATCTAAATGTGTGCAAAACAGAGACGAGTATTGAAAATGGCAATGAAATCACTTAGTGAGAATTCCCTTTAACAGCTActatatttttcagactataagacacaccccagGTTTAGGCAAGTGGACAAATGTTGTACAGATATCAATGTCATTAACTGATATGCTAGAAAAGATAGAGGGGGTTATTAGCTAACAGTCTTTTCCAGCTACTTCTCCTAATACCTGCAGCATTTATACCCCCACACAGAATTGGCAGGTCACTGCGCCTTTTGCACTGATACATTACAATAGCGGCAGCAAGGATAGGCAAGTCCCTGCTGTTTACACAGAAGCGTTACCATGTAGGCAAATGGGTAGGTTACACAACCTTGTTGCCACTATTGTACTGCATCATGAGTAAAGGGACAGAGGTCAAGAGATGTGTGTTTCTACTGGTCCTGGCATTATGTAAGGAAAAGAAAGTGGATGCCCGGATAGCTGATGGCTACGATCCATGGTCATACCACGGTCTGCCAGTTGAGTATTCTGGTGTAGGGGGCAGCTTTCTCTCTCCTGCCGTGTATTGATCTGACAAATCAATGTTGGGTAGGGAGAGAGCTGTGCAGGTACGCAGCTCTCTAACTAATCGGGAAAAACCTCTGCCAACACTTCTGATCATTAAGGAAGCGGACTTGGGTGTCTGGCACAGCTGAAGTCACTGAACTTTGgacggtgcatcttatagtcaaaaaatacggtaactaaATGTAAAAAACGCAGTGTTGCAGTCTGTACTGCTAAAATAATTCACACCCTAATTCCCTTTCTACCTATGTGCTCTGTCCTCCCCTGCCCCTTCATTATGCATGTGTACAGTTTACTGCAATTGAAGGGATCAACAGCAGAAGTGTAAATTTATAGCACAATGGAAAAAGTCAGCATTGTCTGAACATATgccaatgagctgtgcacctgcatCAGTTAgccaagattagaaaaaaaaatattaaatgtgaAGCTGGTCACCGAAATGACTGTATCCAGCAAAGATAAAGCCTATGAGATTCAGATTAACTGCCGGATGGTAGAAGTCTCCAATTCGGTTGGAGCTCAATGTCCTCCTAGAGGACATATCTGGAAACCATGGGTTAAACTGCAAGACAGAATAGGGTAGATGGCGAGAACCTAGCATTTGTGCAAGACTAGAAGTTGTAATAAAACAGTACAAAATATGGATGGTGTATATACAACATTTTCCCTTTAAAGTAGATATACTCTGTGCAAAGCTTGTTGCGTAGGAAGCGTACACACTGTGTGCATAGTGGTAATCAGTCCGGTGGAGGCTTCGCTCCCATAGACTCCTGTCTACTGGTTCATATGTGTCTGGTCAACAGCACCTGTGATCGGACTCTGACGATTGTCTACGAAGCTTGAATCCCTTTCCAGCAGCGGCACTGGTATTACTGGAGGGTATCCGTCTACCTAAAAGGGTAAGGAAAAGGATTGTTACTGCTACTGCATTTCTAAAAATTATTTGATACATTTTTCCTTGTTCCAACAAATTTTGAGCATCTATAATGAATAATGTTGCAAAttgctttgattaaaaaaaaaaaaaaaaaatctattacagTTTTGCATATACTGTAAATCTTCTATGTAAACCTACAAGCACCAACCTGCTTTAATTGATGCCATACAATTACAGCCTACAAACCAATGTATCTTCAAACGGTTTATTACTCCTCTGGTTTTTGCTAAGCAATGCCTGAGCTCTGTAGTCACATAATATTTGTATTATTCACACCTAGCACTTACATATGCCAATGCAGCAATTTGTAACATAAATCATAGCTTTCAAAGCCATGTGAAAAGTGATAAAGAGAGGGGAGAAGACACATGTACACAGGTTAGTCTTCCGAAAACATGAAACACCCACTTAGTTCTGAACTAGCAGCTCAACAAGCAGCTACAGCAAGATgtaacttagggtgcattcacactgagtgtacgctcactgattctgaacgtgtaactcgttccatatcagcggcgttaaaacagatcccattgctttctatgggagccgccatacgtgcactccccatagaaatgaatgggctgcttttttccctattgctttcaatgtgatacgctccCAAGCATATTTCGCTGTCAACACTGTATAACTAGGTACATTACAATGATGtataatatacctttgttatatacGTCACTTTTGTACATTTGAAGAAAAGCAACTTATGCAATTGAGGCAGTTGATGCACTTGGGACGGGCTTCAGCTCTGGGAGCACGACTCTTGCTTCTTAGGTAGATTGGTGATGGATCAACTCCCACTGCAAAGGGTGGCACAGACAGGAGGTGGTaagggtctgagtggcaagagtaGTGCTGCAGTTTGCTGAAGGaccacctccagtgcaccaactgcctcatttgcataatacttcAAACTTGTTTTTCTCCAAAGCTACAAAAAAGTGACGTACATAACTAAAAGGTATGTTATCTATCACTGTAATTTGCTTTGTAATATGGTACTGACAGTTGAGTATACTTGGGGGAGGTTAGTATgtgaaggtcatgtgtatatactttttatactttatGCTTgtgaaggtcatgtgtatatactttttatactttatGCTTATGATGAAAACATCTCCATCCAAAGGTAATGCCATGCAATGTTTGAACTGCTTAATAATGTACTTTTGTTTGAGCCGAGGTAAACTATTTTCTGATATAAGAAGAATGAGAAGACACTGGGCGCCATGCCAAAGCAAGTTTATACAATATATCAAGCAGTGTGTGAAAGGAGTATGACTGAGACGTCAAGGGGACATCACAAAGACATTCTTTTGTTGCTACACCAAAGAGATGATTGGACTATGTCTACCACATAATGCTACGAGTACAATGATGATTGGTCAAACATATACTCTATAAGATAACAATAAACACTTGTGAGACAGTCTACTCTGGTACACCTACTGCGAGCAGCTCTGTGCACAAGGAAACTGATAATTGGCTATACAGTGAATTATTCTGTGTCCGTGCTACCAGTGCACACTCTTAATTTGGAAGACACCGATCACaggtagaaggcctgaaacacgtCTGTGctcgggagtccgttctgcaggtttccatttcctgcccaaaactgggcaggagacggaaacctgccggcatcttttcaaacccattcatttgaatgggattgaaaagtgtccggccgtgagcgccggtgagcgttttatgctcttcgcggtGATACCGATTTttcttttaaactggacacagagttggacatgcagtactctgtgtctggtttaaaaaaaacggtttcgccgcagagagcataaaacgctcaccggcgctcacggccggactcggcatgatagGTTTCcaccttctgcatgcagaagacggaaacctgagaacggagtgccgaacgctggtgtgaacccagcgtaagtaacTTTCCTACATCTTAGGTGATACTGGATCTCTTGAGTTTTCAAAGGGAAACCAATATGAACAACACACAAAGCAGACAGAAAGATAATGCTAAAATGACAGTGCCAGAGTTTTTTCCATGCCATTTTCCCTTTCAGTAGAGTCACCAGAGAGGATTCACTTCAGTATGAATACTGCATTATTACAGATGAGATGAACAAGATCTAGAAGAACTATAAAGAGGAATAGCCACATCTATACTGAGAGTTCCACCATTCACTTAACTACTTACTAATTTCTAAGAAGAGCTCATTGATGTTGATGGCGTTCTTGGCACTTGTCTCCACAAATACAGCATTGATTGAGTCAGCATAATCCTTGGCATCTTTTTCCAGCACTTCTCTAATAAAATGGAAGAACACATTGATTACTAGCACAGTTTACCTTAGTGACTATACTGCAATGTAGGATCAGTAGGAGATCTAGTAGGAGTACCCCTACCATAAAGCATTAACTATAGCAATACCCACCAAAGTGACCTTTGTGTCcatgtggctgtgtctggtattgcagctgcagTACCAACCACACAGACATAGGTGCTATTGTATTTGGTACTGTTTGACACAAGCTCGTCTTTGTTGGTTCTGGGGGTCACATCCGCACACCTCATGCACTGATGATGTGCAATGTTTCACCTGATATTTGTGATGTATAGAATTAGTCTAAGAATAGCTGCCTTCTTACAAAACAGCACTACACTGCAATGgtgctgctatacactgcacctgtctactTCAACCTCAATACATAGCAGGCTGTTGTATAGTCCAGAGAGCAGTCTGTAGTCAGAGGGATACTTTTTAACATAGGAACAATCTGTCAGTGCTCATTTGTCTAGAGCAGATTAGaaaatgtttgtacacagtgctATAGACAACTCTTCCATTGCTCTGCTCTGTATGTCTCAGTTACCTGACATCATTCAGGTCACACTTGTTGCCAGCTATAGCCACCACAATGTTCGGGGGTCCATGCTGACGTAGCTCTTTCACCCAGTTTTTTAGAGTTGAGAAAGTTTCCTGTTAAAAGATATAATTAATTTACAAAGATTATTTTTCCCTGCCTTATGTACTGATGCTGCAATGTTGAGGAACTACAGTATATTGAAAAATACATATGAAATAAGGTGACCTACTCAGCTTTATAGCCAAGAAGGGATCACGTTGTGGCCATAGGCATAGCATAACATATGACCATTTAGCAAACCTTTATCAATCCTGATTTGTGCAAGATGTGCATGTTATTTCAATATAtcatggtggataagcagctgtCAGAAAACCTGAagctggggccacatggtggctcagtggttagcactgcagccttgcagcgctggggtcctggcgttcaaatcccaccaagggcaaaaaaaacatcttcaaggagtttgtatgttctccccatgtttgcatggatttccatcccatattccaaagacatactgatagggaaaaatgtacattgtgagctctatgtaggactacagtataaaaaaataaaaaaaaaacctgaagctGCTTATCTCACATAAAACAAAAGTAACAGAAAATTTCACCCATGTTCTTCTTAAGctagttgcagacgaccgtggccacGGTCCCATGTGCCGCCCATGTTTTTACTTCTCGGGTGGCCGGTTGCAGCCCAgttgtctgcaactggccttaatTTCATTACTCAGCATAGCAGTTGGCAGGGTCAAGGGATTGacagaatttcttttttttttttttaaatgtagattgtgagccccacatagagctcacaatgtacatttttccccatcagtatgtctttggaatatgggatggaaatccatgcaaacacggggagaacatacaaactccttgcagatggttttttgcccttggcgggatttgtacaccaggactccagcgctgcaaggctgcagtgctaaccactgagccaccgtgtggcccaaggGATTGACAAAATTTGTAACTGACTCTGAATGCCAGACAACCAAAAAATATGTTATGGTTCACAAGCAATTCCTACCTCTTTtgtgatgtcatacactatgatggCTGCTGCTGATCCTCTGTAGTACATTGGCGCTAAGGCTCGGaactaaacacaaaaaaacaagagAATAAAACAGATTACCACTACCATAAATTTACCCAACATCCTTTCCATCAGATAAACAGTCGTATATGATTTTAATAGAATGATTTAGGGcgggggttcacacctgtgcccagtctccgctttgtgggtttccgtcttctgcccgagaaactggacaggagacggcagtcagtgtccgtctgtgagcgtcttctggtttgCGCAGCGAAagtggttttttttaaccggacacaaagtcctgcatgtccgactttgtgtccggttaaaaaaaaacaaaatacatttcgccgcagagaggcaaAAGACGCtaacaggcggtcactttgcaaaccattcaagtgaatgggtttgaaaaccaactgccagttttcgtctctggtccagtttctcgggcagaagacagaaacctgcaaagcggagaccgggcgcaggtgtgaacccgcccgtaCAGTTACAGTACATCTCCAAATCTCATGTAGCTCACTTGTAGCCCTGCATCATTTTCCAGTTTTCTAATAGAAGGTTTTTACTTCTTTAGCCAGTAACACTAAAGATCTATAGAAGGTTCTATAGAAAGTTAGGACAGAATAAAAGTTACTAGTGGTCTTGCATATTTTGGTTCATACCAGGAGACATCTACACCTGCCAGACAATCCCAAGAAATACAATATAAAGATCCTAATCTCAAATCTAACAAACCCTGATTCTGGCGTACCCAAGAGTGTAAGGTAGCAACCTTTCTGAAAAGAGCAAACCCTATCTGGTCCAGGATCCTCATCCTTATAGAAGTCCCAGCAGACATTTCATCCCAAGAACCTACCCCAGAACATTTTGCAAACATTCACCTGGCATAAGGGAGCGAATACAAATCAATATGGTGCAGGCAGTAAGTAAATAGCACCAGTAGCCCCTCTACTTGCTTCACAATTTTCACTAAGCCCGTACACTCTTCAGAATGTATACACCGAGTGCTTTACAAGTGTAGGAATCCCCATTAAAAACCACAAACATGGAAAAAACGCCACTAATTCTTATTCCCATTACTTTTTCCTATAAATCTTTAGTACTTCTATACactgaaataaaagttattttttacattttattcttgTGGACTATTCCCCATTTGTAAAATTTTGTTGAACAGAATTAGGCCCATAGATGTAAGGCCCCACCAAAACAGACTTGAGTTCTATACCACCATTTTGTTCAGGTTTCCATGGTTATGTCCACGATTATGTATATATGCATCAAGgtaaatcaatttttttctctgGTTTATTCAAAtataatatgtttaatatatttcAAGTGTGAGGATTAGATGTCTGTGCTTGGAATCTTttgtgagaaaagtgcattacaaatattTTTGTTGTAGTTGTTAAAACCATTTACcatagagatatacagtatatacaagagtGAAAAcagccattgtttacactgctgaCTGCAAGCGGAAACACATATGATGTTTAGAGCTCCtgtaaatgggatctgttttgttaCTGAAAAGAACAGTGCCATAATACAGAATACTTACCCGCTCCTGTCCAGCCGTGTCCCATATAAGAAACTTATGCAGTTCATTCTGGTACTGTACAGTCTTGGTCATAAAGGAGGCTCTGGAGGAAACATGATGATGTTTCAGTAATGTTGATGAACAGAATTATGGATATGTTAAATTATAAAACATGAAAAGGCATTAAAAGGTTTCCCAGTATAGTCAATGTGAGTCCCAGGTACAGTTACCTTTTTGATGGATTATTTCTGTATCATAGAGGGGTGTACCCTGCTTGGCACGCACCTGTAttctccagagaagagcaacctcAGTGAGCAATTCCCACTATAGAGAACTCAGCGTGGCATAATATTCCATAGTTGTTCATTCACCTGAAGGGTGAGGTGTAATACAAGCAACTACGCTCCCACCACGGCCATATCTCATATCACACTGGTTGGAGTCACTGATCTCCAATTGCCAGCCACTGTAACTGTCAGCCATGGTCACTACAATAAAGTGGAAATCTGATGGGGCTGCCGCAATGAAAACAGGCAGTTATAAAGATGGTAAACTTGAAGGTTTCTTTATATGTTAAGAGCTATGGCTATAAAGCAGGGGTTTCCAAACCTGAAAACAGGCACAGTTATAAAGATGGTAAACTTGAGGGTTTCTTTCCATGTTAAGAGCTATGGCTATAAAGCAGGGGTGTCCAAACCTCCTGAGGGTATGGTGTACCTATACTCAATATCCCATTTCACTCCAAATCAAACTCCTAAgggtacagaaaataaaaatctgggATGCAAAACATAGCGTCTCCACATAGCAGGACTGGTTTGGCTTTCCCTGTAGTGTGGAGCTATAGAATGCCGTCACTACTATATGTCCTTTATTGTGGTGGCTCTACATGTCACAATATGTACATCTTCCAGAGCTAGTATATTAGTCAGTAATGAATTTACCATTGACTACCTGCCTCCCTCCAGCATGAGGATGACTAAGTATGACTACAGAAAGAGGGACTGTCACTGATCTTTACTTCCTGGTCCATTTTTAAACACAGAAAATGACTGGTCAGCTAAACACTGGCTGAGGCAGATCATCACTcatatagagaaacaaaataaataaatatcaaccAGACACTTCCTTTGATTTGCAAAAAATTCATGTTTGACCGGAAGTGtgctttaaagggggtgtccaggcaaaattgaATAAccattttaacttttaaatcagcaggCGGCAGTGGAAAAAATAAAGTacctatactcacctgtcctacagtgaGTCCCAGTTCTTCTGCTCCAGTGCATTCTTCCGGGTTTCTTCTGGAGTTCCACTGAAGCTGATGATTGGCATTGCAGGACATTTTCTGTTTGGCCTCaaaggtcacgtgactgctgaggccaatcagcagaactctggaagagacccgggagaagcCGCCGAAGCAGAAGAACCAGGACAcacaggaggacaccagagcatgttttgtttttattttaatgcccCCAGTCCCCGAGGTGGGATCTGCATCAACAGTATCTTACATTTAtactatactagctggtacccgtgacttcgtctgcggtgattgtagaagtgggtatatacaggcgtgggtaaggttttcgtagtgtgtataaggtatgggatatgaaatgtaagtttgtatcttgttttttctgtaattcagagaatacgtgagacttttgtgttgaagttaatttgtatttgagcagctatacggtgttgtgagaaactgtacatagtgactttgggacagaggtatttgaagttaaccctttgccgccgatggcattttttgattttcgtttttgactcccctccttctaaaccccataacttttttatttctccgctcccagagccatatgaggtcttaatttttgcgggacaaatttttcttcatgatgccaccattaattattctatataatgtactgggaagcagggaaaaaaattcaaaatggggtggatttcaagaaaaaatgcatttctgcgatttcttacgggctttggttttacggcgttcactgtgcaaccaaaatgacatgtcccctgtattctgtgtttcgttacgattccggggataccaaatttatatggttttagttatattttgaccccttaaaaacaaatccaaaactgttaaaaaaaatttttttgaaaagtcgccatattccgacagccgtaacttttttatacgtgcatgtatggggatgtatatggcgtctttttttgcgggactgggtgtactttgtagttctaccattttcaggaaatgttattgctttgatcactttttattcaaatttttatcagaatcaaaacagtgaaaaaacggcggtttggcacttttgaccatttttcccgctacggcgtttaccgaacaggaaaaatatttgtatagctttgtagagcgggcgattttggacgcggggatacctaacatgtatgtgtttcacagtttttaactacttttatatgtgttctagggaaaggggggtgatttgaatttttaatccttttttttggtttttaatattttttttacttttttttttgcatttattagaccgcctaggggtattgacatgggtgggcggtgtcgcggattgtcagagcggtggggttggcaaacatggctgctccggagcgttaaagagagcctcctggagtatcgttaaggtgaggggcaaagtggtaaagtatatgtatatgacattgtgtggggttaggggcgaggatgcagagggcaatatgaattttgtggcttgctatggtccaaagtgtgtgagattgcagagatggtgatgtgagtttggggtttgtgggggtcctgggaaaaacgtatgtgcgctattgtgacgaaaagtagcctattgcgcaatggggtgtattaactatgtttgtggaaaatttcagccaaatcggtcgagcgggttttgcgtgattgactaacaaacacccgaacacacaaacccacaaacatccaaactcacaaactttcacatttataatattaataggatccagTAGCTATGGCATAAATGTCCAAGATAGCAATACTCCTTTAAAAGGCCAAATATACAATGCTATAAGCAAGCTAATGGAAAGTGAACTATGCACTCATTCACTGTATCAGCTTCCAAATCGTCCACCTAGCTGGTCATGTGATCCATAGAATGACCTGCCAATTGACACTCCAGCTGGAAGTCACTCTTTCTTTGCAACTCTATGAAATCCTAGATTTTACAATCTCATAGACATTACATTAGATCTTACATTCTCATAGACTTATACAGAAATCTGGGATTTCCAGCTGATGTGTTAATCGGCAGATCAATCTGTGGACCACATGACCAGCTGAAGGACCATTTAGAAGCTGAATAAAGTGAAAGACACATCCAGTGAGTGAGTGTATCATTCTTCTTACATGAGTATGCCATGTACAGAGCTAAGGCATAATAAGTTTGACAGGTATGGGGCTATAAAGCTTTCAACTCTAAATATTCCATAATCAGTTGACTCTTACCCGATAGTTGGATTGATGTTGGGATCAAAGCTGTCTTCAACAAACCGCCAGACAATGCTTGATTTTCCAACACCCGTATCCTACCAAAAAAGCAAAGTATTTACAGTCAGTGGTAAGTGAAGTTCACATCATATATCTAGTGCGAATTGTAAAA contains:
- the RAB22A gene encoding ras-related protein Rab-22A: MALRELKVCLLGDTGVGKSSIVWRFVEDSFDPNINPTIGASFMTKTVQYQNELHKFLIWDTAGQERFRALAPMYYRGSAAAIIVYDITKEETFSTLKNWVKELRQHGPPNIVVAIAGNKCDLNDVREVLEKDAKDYADSINAVFVETSAKNAININELFLEISRRIPSSNTSAAAGKGFKLRRQSSESDHRCC